From the Candidatus Thermoplasmatota archaeon genome, one window contains:
- the glmU gene encoding bifunctional sugar-1-phosphate nucleotidylyltransferase/acetyltransferase has protein sequence MKAVILAAGEGKRLRPFTKNMPKVMLPIANKPILEYIVDALSESNIRDIVMVVGYKKESIMDYFESGKEFGVNIEYIIQEKQIGTGHALMQAERCINDQFLVLPGDNVINGKSLSALINNRCKTAILIEESSSPSKYGVVKVEEEIIKGIIEKPEKTGTNLVSTGVYKFQPIIFDIIKEGMKYGKNQITDPLQSMIEKGEKICAVKGSGEWRDVIYPWNLLDVNAKALQNILPATSGKIEKSVVVKGKVVIGEGTTIHSGCYITGPVVIGKGCEIGPNVCIFPSTSIGNNVAIYPFSEIRYSVVMDGATVGSYSSVSHSVIGKGTKILSHFSNMVGKSVVEVEGEFHEIYDIGSFIGDDCEIGGNVVVEPGKIIGENCKINSLKVIDRDIPGGSKVM, from the coding sequence ATGAAAGCTGTTATACTTGCCGCAGGAGAAGGTAAGAGACTTAGGCCTTTCACTAAAAATATGCCAAAGGTCATGCTTCCCATTGCCAATAAACCAATTTTGGAATATATTGTTGATGCTTTATCTGAAAGCAATATTAGGGATATTGTTATGGTGGTGGGTTATAAAAAAGAAAGTATTATGGATTATTTTGAAAGTGGAAAAGAATTTGGTGTGAATATAGAATACATCATTCAAGAAAAACAGATAGGCACAGGACATGCATTGATGCAGGCGGAAAGATGTATAAACGATCAATTCCTCGTCTTACCAGGGGATAACGTCATAAACGGTAAAAGCCTTTCAGCCCTCATAAATAACAGGTGCAAAACGGCAATACTTATTGAAGAAAGCTCATCACCTTCAAAATATGGTGTCGTCAAAGTGGAAGAAGAAATAATAAAAGGTATCATTGAAAAACCAGAAAAGACGGGGACAAATTTGGTATCTACGGGCGTTTATAAATTCCAGCCCATAATATTCGATATTATAAAAGAAGGTATGAAGTATGGGAAAAATCAAATAACCGATCCACTCCAATCAATGATCGAAAAGGGGGAAAAAATATGTGCAGTTAAAGGAAGCGGGGAATGGAGGGATGTTATTTACCCATGGAATCTGCTGGATGTAAACGCAAAAGCATTGCAGAATATTTTGCCTGCTACATCAGGAAAAATTGAAAAAAGTGTTGTTGTAAAAGGAAAAGTTGTTATTGGCGAAGGCACAACTATCCATTCGGGGTGCTATATAACCGGCCCTGTTGTTATCGGGAAGGGTTGTGAAATTGGCCCCAATGTGTGTATTTTTCCATCCACAAGCATTGGGAATAATGTAGCCATTTATCCTTTCAGTGAAATTCGTTATAGCGTGGTAATGGATGGGGCTACCGTCGGCTCATATTCATCCGTTTCTCATTCCGTTATAGGAAAAGGAACCAAAATTTTATCTCATTTTTCTAATATGGTCGGAAAAAGTGTTGTTGAAGTGGAAGGCGAATTCCATGAAATATATGATATTGGCTCATTTATTGGAGATGATTGCGAGATAGGAGGAAACGTTGTTGTTGAGCCTGGAAAAATTATAGGGGAAAACTGTAAAATTAATTCCCTGAAAGTGATAGATAGAGACATCCCCGGTGGAAGTAAAGTGATGTGA
- a CDS encoding ATP-binding protein yields the protein MLKDIINAAKDFVDREEELEELKKSKESLKNQKPRHIAITGARRLGKTYLSYKYIQKSLSKDIIPIYIDVLYKRNWSGLCDEIIKSMIENYTYCSGKKLRVEKFSKWFTGKFQEITERLSKIEAEIGNATGTYLKLRLSIEKSEDEIELVKATLKSLEEFSEKRNVHIILILDEFQHVEKFSNMAETIAVMRSVIQFQKRMQYIFSGSSTTFINKIFAKSTSAFWRQVEIYSLSPFDAKATKKLAKLWNIDLGEKEIDLLKKLTKGIPDYIVKTMERISDIKNPDCNDIKYAFQEIAERETPLFSDLFERLTTLQQGVLLILAKEKNQYKELEDELGRKVGGILHQMINAQLIERVEKGKYDIFDPLFKEFIKNRISLG from the coding sequence ATGCTAAAGGATATAATAAATGCAGCAAAAGATTTCGTTGATAGAGAAGAAGAATTGGAAGAATTAAAAAAAAGTAAGGAATCTTTAAAAAATCAAAAGCCAAGACATATAGCGATAACTGGAGCAAGAAGATTGGGAAAAACCTATCTTTCATATAAATATATTCAAAAATCTCTATCCAAAGATATCATTCCCATCTATATCGATGTTTTATACAAAAGAAATTGGAGCGGTTTATGCGATGAAATAATAAAATCGATGATAGAGAACTATACCTATTGTAGTGGTAAAAAATTAAGGGTAGAGAAATTTAGTAAATGGTTTACAGGAAAATTTCAAGAAATCACAGAAAGGCTAAGCAAAATAGAAGCAGAAATAGGAAATGCAACCGGCACATATCTAAAATTAAGGTTGTCTATAGAAAAATCAGAAGATGAGATAGAATTAGTAAAAGCTACTTTAAAATCTTTAGAAGAGTTTTCAGAGAAGAGAAATGTACATATTATTTTGATATTGGATGAATTTCAACATGTTGAAAAATTTAGTAACATGGCTGAAACCATAGCAGTTATGAGAAGCGTGATTCAATTTCAAAAAAGGATGCAATATATTTTTAGTGGAAGCTCTACTACTTTTATAAACAAAATATTCGCAAAATCAACGTCTGCATTTTGGAGACAAGTAGAGATATACAGCTTATCTCCTTTTGATGCAAAAGCAACCAAGAAATTGGCAAAACTTTGGAATATAGACTTAGGTGAAAAAGAAATAGATCTTCTAAAGAAATTAACAAAAGGAATCCCCGATTATATTGTAAAAACAATGGAGAGGATATCTGATATAAAAAATCCCGATTGCAATGACATAAAATATGCGTTTCAAGAAATCGCGGAAAGAGAGACTCCTTTATTCAGCGATTTATTTGAAAGACTAACTACCCTGCAACAAGGAGTATTATTAATCCTTGCAAAAGAGAAAAATCAATATAAGGAATTGGAAGATGAATTGGGAAGAAAAGTAGGAGGTATACTTCATCAAATGATAAACGCACAACTTATAGAAAGAGTGGAAAAGGGAAAATACGATATCTTTGATCCTTTATTCAAAGAATTTATCAAGAACCGTATTTCCTTAGGATGA
- a CDS encoding nucleotidyltransferase domain-containing protein, with protein sequence MNIKDKKLIGRFVEKTKDITNLRCIVLFGSMARGEADKRSDIDVLLVIEEENPKLCIPEIMNIVTSLKPHREIKPVVTNLADYDEEFLWTVLREGKVLWGSMVVTPDKFLLSPYRLISYNLSKLKPSKKVKISRLIHGYQSKKIINGETKKYKYTGLKDKYNVHVISKNTVLIPERHAKNFLSELDKHGVEYQERIVWA encoded by the coding sequence ATGAATATAAAGGATAAAAAACTAATAGGAAGGTTCGTAGAAAAAACAAAGGATATAACAAATCTGCGGTGTATCGTACTTTTTGGTTCGATGGCAAGAGGCGAGGCAGATAAAAGATCTGATATAGATGTCTTGCTCGTTATTGAGGAAGAGAACCCTAAGTTATGCATTCCAGAGATTATGAATATAGTCACCAGCTTGAAGCCTCATCGTGAGATAAAACCAGTTGTCACCAACTTGGCTGATTATGATGAAGAGTTTTTGTGGACAGTACTGCGAGAAGGAAAAGTATTATGGGGGAGCATGGTGGTTACTCCTGACAAGTTTTTATTGAGCCCCTATAGGTTGATTTCTTACAATCTCAGTAAACTTAAACCCAGCAAGAAGGTTAAAATATCTCGCTTAATTCACGGCTATCAATCCAAGAAAATCATAAATGGCGAAACGAAGAAATATAAGTATACGGGTCTAAAAGACAAATATAATGTACATGTCATATCAAAAAATACGGTTTTAATACCAGAAAGACATGCGAAAAATTTCCTGAGTGAATTAGACAAACACGGTGTTGAATATCAAGAAAGGATAGTTTGGGCATGA